Genomic DNA from Rana temporaria chromosome 1, aRanTem1.1, whole genome shotgun sequence:
TCGGCGGCCCTGTGTGACCTCCGCCGAACCCCCGAGACTCACTCACTGAACCCCTGGGGTTTGatcgaacccaggttaagaaccactgctctagataatTTGCACAGGTGGTTGAGCGTACAGTAGTTtagttgtttattattattttagtttgcGTGTGACcgagcctgggtatgcccaataggatctgtattgtattgtttttattgtaattttcaaggtaaaaaaacaaaacaaacaacttaaaaaaaaaggaaggttcctgtgCTACCTTGGTCGGACATGGGCACAATTCTGCGGCAAgggcccccccaaatccataccagacccttatccgagcatgcacccCTGCAGTTTAGGAAGGGGGGACAGACACAAGCGAGCACCCCCtggaccataccagaccacatgccctcaacatatggggggtgctttggggcagaggggggggggggctctgccgcctcccccaccccaaagcaccttgtccccatgttgatgggaaaaggggtctcttcccgacaactctgggcattggttgtgggggtttggtGGCAGGGGGCTTaccgaaatctggaagccccctttaaacaagcccccagatcccggcccaccctccccccatgtgaatgagtatggggtacgggTCCCTTTCCTAGCCTGAcgagctgcatgctcagataagggtctggcatggatatttggggggtcaCAGtttttttggcgtggagttcccctcaaaatccataccagaccgatggtatgattgattttttttttttatttggggtggggtTCCTTTCATACCTGACtcaaaagggcctggtatggttggATCCCATTCAGTGAAGTTGCAGGGCAAAGTTGAATCTGAAGTCGTCTGACTTGCGTGACGTAGCAGTGTAAACCAAACCTTAAATGTTCTTACTACAATGAGCAAGAACCCTCCAGCCAATGCGTCTGCTTGTGACAGATGTCAGTAAAGTAGTGTAAAAGGTTTACTTTTACGCAAGTTCTCATTGTTAACAATTAATAAGACATAATATtaagaaaaataatttaattgaAAAGTTTGATAGTTGTTTATAAGCATGCCAACAAGCAATACTCTGCAGGAGTACAAAAACAACAAAAGCAGAACCATTAATTGATCAGAATTTCTTCACTTTGGCTAGACGGTTGTTCCTCCACATGTGCAGTTTTCTAAGCCGTTTCCAGTACTGAGGAGTATCTGGACTTAGCTCTTCCAAAGGTTTAGGTGGACCGAGATTTAGCTGGAAAAGCCTATGAGAAATATGGAAAGGGCAAAATGTGTTAGATTAAAGTGGAACCCAACAAGCTGCACAGAAAAGGTTCTACTTACCATTCTGGGTAATGAGAATCGTCTTTTAGCTGCACATCTGAACCAGACTTGTATATATTCAACCCCATAGCATTTGTGGCCAAGATATATGGGTCTTTGCAAACTTCAGGGCCTTTCTGAACTTCTTTAACAAgtccttttcctttccctttaacaactgcaaaaaaaaaaaaaatatctgtgtaAATAGTTTgaatctttttttcttctccattaaaagcggaggttcaccctaaaaacatctatatacaattacatccagcatacttccgacatctacagtatgctgtttttttttgccgtacataccgttttattgttattttccccctggCTTCTGGCTCCCGTGGCAGTGGGCGTTCCTactcagaggttagatgattaacgtctggtgaaaaacttcccctggcgcataaggcgcggagttttccgtaagtagcctaactatatggcacctgcgcagtcagctctacacggcaggcacaGGCGCCGTagagcgccatatagagccgactcgcaggtcggctacgtacagaaaactggtgacgcgctttatgcatgtcaatcaattaggaacgcccagtcccgcagattatacccggaagccgcggtgaacatatatctataaaacggtatgtacagcaacgattaaaaaaaaaaaacacccgattgtgattctaacaactcgcctgaatataatgttaaattttttttttttgggtgaacccccgctttaagacccggaccattatgcaggttaaggaccttgcccctttttgcgaattcggcaccgcgtcactttaactgacaattgccgtcttttttccccacaaattgagctttcttttggtggtatttgatcacctctacagtttttatgttttgcactataaacaaaaataaagcgaccattttgaaaaaaaattcaatattttttactataatataaatatccccaaaaagatatataaaaaaaaaactttctttcacgtcagtttaggccgatacgcattcttctacctatttttggtaaaataaaaaaaaaaaaaaaaaattctgaagattgacttcgggggttgtagctcgacgaccagaggtcacagaaaccccacatttaggTGGTTGGCAGTTGAAGAcataccccacaactggtcaaaatatgggacggctatcatttatggttccggacatacgggcctgcttgcacagcctgtcagaagttacattcagagcggccaatataaatacaagctgacacactgcagcagactgataggatcacagggcttataataataatttgtatattactcatggcaATTAAACCCctcgccacccaggccaattctgacacttctctccaacatgtaaaaatcatcttttgttttttgctagaaaattactctatggtggcctttgcactttttatgttgcacggtatagagctgcacgattctggctaaaatgagaattgcaatttttttgctttgaacAGGGATAAGCAataagcggacctccagctgttgcaaaactacaattcccatcatgcctctgggtgtcatgcttgtggctgtcagagtattgctatgcctcatgggacttgtagttctggaacagctggaggaccgctaattgcatatgcctggcttagaagatagatcacaattctctcacgattcttgcggcgtaacatcatctttcacattaaaacaaaacaaaaaaaaaaaaaaatgggctaacttcactgttttgtttttatggtttttattattcattaaagtgggcaaatgcagtgtgacataaaatattgcagcaattgccattgtattccctagagtttttgctaaaatatatataatgtttggtggttccaagtaattttctagcaaataatattgcgttttaacttaagaaacaagtgttggactttaagtggttaaatttcccgcatttacacacagaagtttgatctaagaaggaagttggttacaatgtttcattttgtttacaaacttggcagactgcccggatttgttctttacacacagaagtttatccctttgatctaagaaggaagcgttagttacaatgtttcctgttaaaaacttggcagactgcccagatattttcttttgatagctgaaagtctttccacttgttatatgaaagaatcagcaaactctgcattcgagatcgtcagggggtttgaatcgagatcatgatttttttaacgattaattgtgcagctctagcacggtatttgcgcagcaatttttcaaacgtgttttttttttaaaaaaactgtttcattcataaaaaaaaaatggaccggtaacgtcctttccagtagtctttcaggacagccacaatagagagataggctcctcctcttcctgtaggaaacactgcacagccttcaaattctctcctccccttgccagacctcagtttttttacgagcacctccggtccgctggggagacacaagaacatgttagtAATCCATAATTAAACACCAATGTCATACTATGTTCCTGGACTAAAGACAATCACTCCAATCTTCGGGTGGGTAaccagggctgtcctgaaagactactggaaaggacgttaccggtaagtgcaactccatttttccctatccatctttcaggacagccacaatagaGAGGATAATCGAGTACTTACAATTAGGGTGGGACCACGGCTTGCAAGACTTTTCTCCCAAAGGCTTGTTCGCCTGCTGACACCAAGTCTACTCTATAGTGTTTGACGAAGGTGGCGTAGCTGGACCAAGTTGCGGCTCTGCATATTTGATCAGGTGTCGCTCCAGCCCTTTCAGCCTGAGAAGCAGCTACTGCTCGAGTAGAGTGTGCCTTTATTCCTGTAGGGACTTCCCTACCAGTCAAGGAATAAGCCTGCCCAATAACTAATCTAAGCCATCTAGCAATAGTGCGTCGAGACGCTTTCTGTCCCTTTCTGGCCccggaaaacaaaacaaagagtCTGACTTCCTAAAACTTTGAGTCAGCTCCAAGTACTGTAGGATGCATCTAGTGTACTAAACCTGAATTCCTTCTCACCTGAgggattggaacaaaacaaaggcAATACAACCTCCTGGCTTCTATGAAACTTAGAAGCAACTTTAGGCAGAAAGGCCGGATCGGTTTTAAAAACAACCCGATCCATGAAAATAACGCAAAAAGGAGGTCGTATGGACAGGGCTTCCAACTCGCTGACTCTCCTGACAGTGGTCACTGCAACTAAAAAGACTGTTTTTAACGTTAAATCTCTTAACAAACATTTGTCTAATGGTTCAAAAGGCAACCCTGTTAGCACCTGTAAGACTAACGAaagatcccacttggggaagGGGAGTCCCTGAGAAGGCTTCTGTCTGGACAAAGCCTTAAAGAACCTAATAATCCAAGGATCTGCGGCCAGAGGTCTTTCTAGATATACACTAAGGGCTGAGACCTGACCCTTTAGGGTACTCGCTGATAACCCCTTATCTGCCCCACACTGGAGAAACTCCAGgacggatgtggagctctgtactGGAAAAGAACCTTCTCGGCACCACGCATTGAAGCGAAGCCAGACCTTTCTATAGATAGAACGAGTCTCCTTTTTCCTGCTGTTAAGAAGAGTGGCAGTTAGCTTCTCTGAAAACCCTCTAGATCTCAGTAAGGTCTCTTCAGTAGCCATGCTGCCAGGTTCCACCTGTGTACCTGGGGGCAGAGTACTGGTCCCtgtgagaggagatcctctcgtagtggcagaaaaaaggggggttctaCGGTCAGTTGCTTGAGGACCGAGAACcaagccctcttgggccagtGAGGCGCAACTAGAATTAGCGAAGTCTTCTCCAGTTGAAACTTCCTTAGGACCAGAGGTAGAAGGACTGGCGGAGGGAACGCGTAGCAAATCCTGAAGTGCCAGGTTTGGGACAAGGCATCTACCCCTCTTGTTCCCTCCCCCTTGCTCTGAGAGAAAAAACAAGGGGTTTTTGCGTTTGCTCTGGACGCAAAGAGGTCTATCTCCAGAGCACCCCACTTCTTGACCAGGAGATGGAAGATTTCCTGATTCAGGGCCCATTCGCCCTCTTAGTTGGCTTCGGCTGAGAAAATCCGCTGTACTGTTTTCTATCCCTTTTAGGAAAACAGCTGACAGGGATAGGGTGTTCGCCTCTGCCCAGTGAAAAATCTCTGCTGTTATGGCCGACAGAGCTATGCACCTGGTGCCACCCTGTTTGGTCAAGTAGGCCACGGCCGAGACATTGTCTGACCTCACCTGGACGTGGTGCCCCTGTAGCTTTTCCTGGAAGAATATGAGGGCTAGACCGACCGCCCTCAGTTCCTTCCAGTTGGAGGAATTTTTCAGCTCTGCATTTTTCCAGAGGCCTTGCGCTGGAAGTGACCCCAGGTGAGCACCCCAGCCCCTGCCGCTTGCGTCTGTGGTAAGAACCTGTGGGAACGGAATATGCCACAGTCGACCTTGCGACAAATTGGAGatttttctccaccaccagagagaCCTCTTTACATGGGATGGGACCTGTACTAGGATGTCTAGTCGTTCTATGCTGTGATCCCAGATTTttagcaggaaggcctgcagggtCCGAAAGTGAGAACCTGCCCACTGGACAGCCGGGAGGGTGAAGGTTAACAAACCCAATGTTGACATCAGGGATCTGATTGATACCTGATGACTGCCCTGAAGGGCAGCTACCACCCTGTCTAATTTCAGAGCCTTCTCTAAAGGGAAGAAAAACCCTTAAAAGGGTGGAGTCCAAAAGGTACCCCAAGTACGGAATGCGTTGAGAGGGCATTAGGCTGGACTTG
This window encodes:
- the MRPL54 gene encoding 39S ribosomal protein L54, mitochondrial, with the translated sequence MAALGTFRAVGALLRSNGSVHIRGYAKKAVVKGKGKGLVKEVQKGPEVCKDPYILATNAMGLNIYKSGSDVQLKDDSHYPEWLFQLNLGPPKPLEELSPDTPQYWKRLRKLHMWRNNRLAKVKKF